Genomic DNA from Comamonas antarctica:
GCTGCCAGGCCATGGCACGCTGATCGGCGCGCCGCTGGGCCGCATCGATGCCGCGGCTTTGCTGGCACTGGCAACGCAGTTGTCGCCGGCTGCCGAGATCCGCGTCACGCCCTGGCGCTCGCTGCTGCTTGAAGGCGAAGCGCCGCCCGCGCTCGACGCCGTGCACTGGATCATCGAACCCGCCGACGCGCGCCTGCGGGTGTCCGCCTGCACCGGCGCGCCGCGCTGCGCCCAGGGCCATGTGCCGGCGCAGACGCTGGCGCTGGCGCTGGCCGGCGCAGTGCCGCCGCACCGGCATCTGCATGTGAGCGGCTGCGCCAAGTGCTGTGCGCTGTCGGCCGATGCCGCCGCGGTGGTGGTGGCAAGCCGCGGCGCCACGGGCCAGCCGCTGCTGCATATCTGCCGCGCCGATGCCCCCGGCACCCCGATTCACTCCCTGGCTGCAACCGAGGCGCCAGCACAGATAACAAGACGGCTACATGACCTATACCTATGAAAAGCACGGGGACGAGATCTACCGGCAATCCTTCAGCATCATCCGCCGCGAGGCCGATCTGGCGCGTTTCACGCCGCTCGAGGAGCGCGTTGCCTGCCGCATGATCCATGCCGCGGGCATGGTGGAGCTCGCCGCGCACATCCATTTCTCGCCCGACTTCGCCCAGGCCGCCGAAGCCGCGCTGCAGCGCGGCGCGCCCATCCTGTGCGATGCGCGCATGGTCAGCGAAGGCATCACGCGCAAGCGCCTGCCGGCCGACAACGCCATCGTCTGCACCCTGAACGACGCGCGGGTACCGGCACTCGCAGCGGAAATGGGCAACACGCGCAGCGCCGCGGCGCTGGAGCTGTGGCGCGCGCATCTCGATGGCGCGGTAGTGGCCATCGGCAACGCGCCCACGGCCTTGTTCCATCTGCTGAACATGCTCGAGGATCCGGCCTGCCCGCGCCCCGCGGCCATCATCGGCTGCCCGGTAGGTTTCGTCGGCGCGGCCGAGTCCAAGGACGCGCTGCGTGCCTGGGGGAGGATTCCGTTTGCCATCGTGCAGGGCCGGCTGGGCGGCTCGGCCATCACCGTGGCCGCGGTCAACGCGCTGGCCACGCCGGTCGAATGAAGGGCCGCCAATGAACCGCGGGAAGATCATCTGCGTCGGGCTGGGCCCGGGCGATCCGGAACTGATGAGCGTGAAGGCCGACCGCCTGCTGCGCAGCGCGCGCCATGT
This window encodes:
- a CDS encoding precorrin-8X methylmutase; translation: MTYTYEKHGDEIYRQSFSIIRREADLARFTPLEERVACRMIHAAGMVELAAHIHFSPDFAQAAEAALQRGAPILCDARMVSEGITRKRLPADNAIVCTLNDARVPALAAEMGNTRSAAALELWRAHLDGAVVAIGNAPTALFHLLNMLEDPACPRPAAIIGCPVGFVGAAESKDALRAWGRIPFAIVQGRLGGSAITVAAVNALATPVE